In the Candidatus Thorarchaeota archaeon genome, one interval contains:
- a CDS encoding (Fe-S)-binding protein codes for MELKNLAKYQEELFLCGRCGDCSLADKTVASDRDVFHPCAVKNVLGFEAYASRGRIMVMNDLLSGDLEINQDVVDWAYTCTTCKNCQETCTATAEGIHLPDMIEALRKDLVLNGFEMPKHVEVEQSVINYANPYKEPAESRLSLFGDRVWPETAEVVYFVGCTSAYREQEIARTTVDLLTKIGVDFTVLPDERCCGSVLLRLGRTKSFAALTEHNIAAVKRAGAKKLVTACAGCFRTWKVDVKKQGYDYPFEVLHITEYLDQLIQEGRASFASDVPLRVTYHDPCHLGRHAEVYEAPRRVIQSVGNVQLVEMETNKRYAHCCGAGGGVKNSHGRLSEQIASDRIAEAEATGATVLVTACPFCHRGLTDGAKLKKSSLTILDLPTFLLPSYKGAGTRHSATASTLKSTFMEYLRQHPRIFEGLKKEAVIDYEVEGERFHVLVTGKNTIEVVPVRAENPDVELTFSPGAVRKLVAFEREDDYAHQFGLFFKEPTHDEWIRFVLRLNIVKLLMKGYRRFAQKAGLI; via the coding sequence CGAGGCCTATGCCTCCCGCGGAAGAATCATGGTCATGAACGACCTGCTCAGCGGAGACCTTGAGATCAACCAAGACGTGGTCGATTGGGCATACACATGTACCACATGCAAGAACTGCCAGGAGACATGTACAGCCACTGCTGAAGGCATCCATCTTCCTGACATGATTGAAGCGCTCAGAAAGGACCTTGTTCTCAATGGATTCGAAATGCCGAAGCACGTCGAGGTCGAGCAGTCGGTCATCAACTATGCGAATCCGTACAAGGAGCCAGCAGAGTCTCGCCTCAGTCTGTTTGGCGACCGGGTGTGGCCAGAGACCGCTGAGGTAGTCTACTTCGTCGGGTGCACGAGCGCATATCGAGAACAGGAGATCGCCCGGACCACCGTGGACCTTCTCACCAAGATAGGGGTTGACTTCACAGTACTGCCCGATGAGAGGTGCTGCGGTTCGGTTCTTCTCCGGCTGGGTCGTACCAAGTCATTCGCAGCGCTCACGGAACACAACATAGCAGCGGTGAAACGGGCCGGGGCCAAGAAGCTTGTCACGGCATGTGCAGGCTGCTTCAGGACCTGGAAGGTCGATGTGAAGAAGCAGGGCTATGACTATCCCTTTGAAGTGTTGCACATTACCGAGTACCTCGACCAGCTCATCCAGGAAGGTAGGGCCTCATTTGCGTCAGATGTTCCTCTGAGAGTCACCTATCATGACCCATGCCACTTGGGTCGTCATGCTGAAGTCTACGAGGCTCCTAGGAGGGTCATTCAGTCCGTCGGCAACGTGCAGCTCGTCGAGATGGAGACGAACAAGAGATACGCTCACTGCTGTGGGGCTGGAGGCGGGGTGAAGAACAGTCATGGCCGCCTGTCCGAACAGATTGCATCGGACAGAATCGCAGAGGCGGAAGCGACAGGTGCTACGGTCCTTGTCACCGCATGTCCCTTCTGTCATCGCGGCTTGACCGACGGTGCAAAGCTGAAGAAGAGTTCGCTTACCATCCTGGACCTGCCCACCTTTCTGCTGCCATCCTACAAGGGGGCTGGGACACGACACTCTGCCACGGCGAGCACACTCAAGAGCACTTTCATGGAGTACTTGAGACAACATCCGAGGATCTTTGAAGGTCTGAAGAAGGAAGCGGTCATCGACTATGAAGTCGAGGGAGAGAGGTTCCATGTGCTTGTGACTGGAAAGAACACCATAGAGGTCGTCCCAGTCAGAGCAGAGAATCCCGATGTTGAGCTCACCTTCTCACCGGGGGCAGTGCGTAAGCTCGTGGCCTTCGAAAGAGAGGACGACTATGCTCACCAGTTCGGTCTGTTCTTCAAGGAGCCAACCCATGACGAATGGATTCGGTTCGTCCTCCGCCTCAACATAGTCAAACTACTGATGAAGGGCTACAGGAGGTTCGCACAGAAGGCTGGGCTCATCTAG
- a CDS encoding PIG-L family deacetylase: MENDPMIWDVDNVLVLSAHTDDMEVGAGATVRRLVESGAKVKSLVFSDCKKSVDISKYPLDVLRTECRAAADHIGIKDLTILELPVRDFPNHRQEILETIYALRKKDDFDLVLTLWTGDLHQDHKVVAEETFRAFMRTDVSVLSYEVAGSSPGFVPQVFFPLAEDDVERKMEMLSLYRSQVERRGYFTINAVRSVMGYHGHHCGAPYAEAFSLHRGVVCGFGRKAHHS, from the coding sequence ATGGAGAATGATCCTATGATATGGGATGTTGACAATGTGTTGGTGCTGTCGGCGCACACCGATGACATGGAGGTTGGCGCGGGTGCGACAGTGAGGCGTCTTGTGGAGAGCGGAGCCAAAGTGAAGTCACTGGTCTTCAGCGACTGCAAGAAGAGCGTTGATATCAGCAAGTACCCTTTGGATGTGCTGAGGACAGAGTGCCGGGCCGCCGCAGACCATATTGGAATCAAGGACCTGACTATCCTGGAGTTGCCTGTCCGTGATTTTCCCAACCACAGGCAGGAGATACTAGAAACCATCTATGCACTGCGTAAGAAAGACGATTTCGACCTTGTCCTGACTTTGTGGACCGGGGACCTGCATCAAGACCATAAGGTCGTGGCCGAAGAGACGTTCCGGGCCTTCATGAGAACCGACGTCTCTGTGCTGTCTTACGAAGTGGCTGGCAGCAGCCCCGGATTTGTTCCACAGGTCTTCTTTCCTCTCGCTGAGGATGATGTGGAGAGGAAGATGGAGATGCTCAGCCTCTATCGATCGCAGGTCGAACGAAGAGGGTACTTCACAATCAACGCTGTGAGGTCCGTGATGGGATACCATGGGCATCACTGCGGCGCGCCATATGCAGAAGCATTCTCACTACACCGAGGGGTTGTCTGTGGCTTTGGGCGGAAGGCGCATCACAGTTAG
- a CDS encoding PIG-L family deacetylase, protein MRVRSKRALVLSPHTDDAVLGAGILLHRLSAQGCRVTYLAFTSCNDTLVGTEFPEGEIEREDRNALKLLGIDDVHYLEYKNKHLEAHRQEILDKMYTFRADNDMDLVIAPHAGDFHQDHQTIGREALRMSTRHGVTVLQYPVIGTSKDFNPNLFVPVSEEEARLKMRAISCYKTQFRLRKNWFDLDLFWSELKTNGVYIDTKYAEAFVQVKGTWILE, encoded by the coding sequence ATGAGAGTCCGGTCAAAGAGAGCCTTGGTGCTCTCACCACATACCGATGATGCTGTCCTCGGAGCAGGCATTCTGTTGCACAGACTGAGTGCACAGGGTTGCAGGGTCACCTATCTCGCCTTCACAAGCTGCAATGACACTCTGGTAGGCACTGAGTTTCCCGAGGGTGAGATCGAACGGGAAGACAGGAACGCATTGAAGCTGCTTGGCATAGATGATGTACACTACCTTGAGTACAAGAACAAACATCTGGAGGCTCACAGGCAGGAGATTCTTGATAAGATGTACACCTTTCGTGCGGACAACGACATGGACCTAGTGATTGCGCCGCATGCGGGCGACTTCCATCAGGACCATCAGACCATTGGAAGAGAGGCACTCAGGATGTCGACTCGGCATGGAGTGACTGTATTGCAGTACCCGGTCATAGGCACCTCAAAGGACTTCAACCCGAATCTCTTTGTCCCCGTGTCTGAAGAGGAGGCACGTCTGAAGATGCGTGCCATCTCATGCTACAAGACTCAGTTCAGGCTGAGGAAGAACTGGTTTGACCTCGACCTCTTCTGGTCGGAGCTGAAGACGAATGGAGTGTACATCGACACCAAGTATGCAGAGGCCTTTGTACAGGTCAAGGGCACATGGATCCTGGAATAG